In Paracoccus aminophilus JCM 7686, a single window of DNA contains:
- a CDS encoding formate dehydrogenase subunit delta: MATDRLIRMATQMADFFRSQPDEPPAEGVAGHINQYWSYPMRQSLIDQIKAGAEADPIVRDCIAFIQLPENYAKAG; this comes from the coding sequence ATGGCAACCGACAGGCTGATCCGGATGGCGACCCAGATGGCGGATTTCTTCCGCAGCCAGCCGGATGAACCGCCGGCTGAGGGCGTGGCTGGTCACATTAACCAATATTGGAGCTATCCGATGCGCCAATCGCTGATCGACCAGATCAAGGCGGGCGCCGAGGCTGATCCGATCGTGCGCGATTGCATCGCCTTCATTCAGCTGCCGGAAAACTACGCGAAAGCGGGCTGA
- the fdhD gene encoding formate dehydrogenase accessory sulfurtransferase FdhD: MKDMVRQMPMRWRDGGWVTGEAPPSPEELPVAIVIDGMSQAVLMASPHDLQDFATGFALTEGMIADPADVTGFETAEVSAGGMPGIEARLWLRPGLSVRLVERKRSMIGPVGCGLCGVDSIEAALPEIVPVSSDLTLAPTEIGRAMEALSQGQILRRATPAIHGAGFWDGERALVREDVGRHNALDKLAGAMARQGIDGTQGAIVMSSRLSVDLVQKAARIGAPILIGASAPTELALLWAEAAGITLIARARGQDFDLFTHPERIAAELRN; the protein is encoded by the coding sequence ATGAAGGACATGGTGCGGCAGATGCCGATGCGCTGGCGCGATGGCGGCTGGGTGACGGGGGAAGCCCCCCCGAGCCCGGAAGAGCTGCCGGTCGCCATCGTGATCGACGGTATGTCGCAAGCGGTGCTGATGGCATCGCCCCATGATCTTCAGGATTTCGCGACGGGCTTTGCCCTGACCGAAGGCATGATTGCCGATCCCGCGGATGTTACCGGCTTCGAGACGGCCGAGGTTTCGGCGGGCGGAATGCCCGGGATCGAGGCGCGGCTTTGGCTGCGCCCCGGCCTGTCGGTGCGGTTGGTCGAGCGCAAGCGCTCGATGATCGGGCCGGTCGGCTGTGGGCTCTGCGGCGTCGACAGCATCGAAGCCGCTTTGCCCGAGATCGTGCCGGTCTCCAGCGACCTGACCCTTGCCCCGACCGAGATCGGTCGCGCGATGGAGGCTTTGTCGCAAGGCCAGATCCTGCGCCGCGCCACCCCCGCCATTCACGGCGCGGGCTTCTGGGATGGCGAGAGGGCGCTGGTGCGCGAAGATGTCGGGCGGCACAATGCGCTGGACAAGCTCGCCGGAGCGATGGCGCGGCAGGGCATCGACGGGACGCAAGGCGCGATCGTCATGTCCTCGCGCCTCTCGGTCGATCTGGTCCAGAAAGCCGCGCGGATCGGTGCGCCGATCCTGATCGGGGCCAGTGCTCCGACCGAGCTGGCGTTGCTTTGGGCCGAAGCCGCGGGCATCACCCTGATTGCGCGGGCGCGCGGTCAGGATTTCGATCTTTTCACGCATCCCGAGCGGATTGCAGCAGAGCTGAGGAACTGA
- a CDS encoding phosphoenolpyruvate carboxykinase, giving the protein MATPRVNPNCRLEDQGITGLGNVYYNLLEPALINAAVERGEGKLGLGGAFLVTTGAHTGRSPKDKFVVRTPSVENSIWWDNNKPMAPEAFDRLYADMLEHMKGRDYFVQDLFGGADPALRLDVRVVSELAWHNLFIRHLLRRPEAAELENFLPQFTIVNCPSFKADPERHGCRSETVIAINFDKKLILIGNTQYSGENKKGVFTLLNYLLPEKGVMPMHCSANHAHGDKNDVAIFFGLSGTGKTTLSADPSRTLIGDDEHGWSNDGVFNFEGGCYAKTINLSPVHEPDIYATTSMFGTVIENMVYDPDTLELDFADNSITDNMRAAYPLDYVSNASEDSLGGQPKNVIMLTCDAYGVLPPIARLTPAQAMYHFLSGFTSKTPGTEVGIVEPTPTFSTCFGAPFMPRRPEEYGKLLQKRIAESGAHCWLVNTGWTGGAFGTGTRMPIKATRALLAAALDGSLNTVEFRKDPNFGFEVPVSVPGVDSQLLNPRETWADKAAYDAQAKKLVGMFSDNFAQYADKIDEDVKAAAIG; this is encoded by the coding sequence ATGGCCACACCGCGCGTAAATCCGAACTGCCGTCTCGAAGACCAGGGGATCACGGGGCTCGGCAATGTCTATTATAACCTGCTGGAACCTGCGCTGATCAACGCTGCGGTCGAGCGCGGCGAGGGCAAGCTGGGTCTTGGCGGGGCATTTCTGGTCACCACCGGCGCACATACCGGCCGCTCTCCCAAGGACAAATTCGTGGTCCGCACGCCCTCGGTCGAGAATTCGATCTGGTGGGACAACAACAAGCCGATGGCGCCCGAGGCCTTTGACCGCCTCTATGCCGACATGCTCGAGCATATGAAGGGCCGCGACTATTTCGTCCAGGATCTCTTCGGCGGCGCCGATCCGGCCCTGCGTCTGGATGTTCGCGTCGTCAGCGAGCTCGCCTGGCACAACCTCTTCATCCGCCATCTGCTGCGTCGCCCCGAAGCGGCCGAGCTGGAAAACTTCCTGCCCCAGTTCACCATCGTGAACTGCCCGAGCTTCAAGGCCGATCCCGAGCGTCATGGCTGCCGGTCTGAAACCGTGATCGCGATCAACTTCGACAAGAAGCTGATCCTGATCGGCAACACCCAATATTCGGGCGAGAACAAGAAGGGCGTCTTCACGCTTCTGAACTATCTGCTGCCCGAAAAAGGCGTCATGCCGATGCATTGCTCGGCCAACCACGCCCATGGCGACAAGAACGATGTCGCGATCTTCTTCGGCCTCTCGGGGACCGGCAAGACCACGCTCTCGGCGGATCCCTCGCGCACGCTGATCGGCGATGATGAGCATGGCTGGTCGAATGACGGCGTCTTCAACTTCGAAGGCGGCTGCTACGCCAAGACGATCAACCTGTCGCCGGTGCATGAGCCCGATATCTATGCCACGACCAGCATGTTCGGCACCGTGATCGAAAACATGGTCTATGATCCGGACACGCTCGAGCTTGATTTCGCCGACAATTCGATCACCGACAACATGCGCGCGGCCTATCCGCTCGATTATGTCTCGAATGCGTCGGAAGACAGCCTTGGCGGCCAGCCGAAAAACGTCATCATGCTGACCTGCGATGCCTATGGCGTCCTGCCGCCGATCGCGCGTCTGACCCCGGCACAGGCGATGTATCACTTCCTCTCGGGCTTCACCTCGAAGACCCCGGGCACGGAAGTCGGCATCGTCGAGCCGACGCCGACCTTCTCGACATGCTTCGGCGCGCCCTTCATGCCGCGTCGTCCCGAGGAATATGGCAAGCTGCTGCAAAAGCGCATCGCGGAATCGGGCGCGCATTGCTGGCTCGTCAACACCGGCTGGACCGGCGGCGCCTTCGGCACCGGCACGCGAATGCCGATCAAGGCGACCCGCGCGCTTCTGGCGGCGGCGCTTGATGGGTCGCTCAACACGGTCGAATTCCGCAAGGACCCGAATTTCGGCTTCGAGGTTCCGGTCTCGGTTCCGGGCGTTGACAGCCAGCTTCTGAACCCGCGCGAGACCTGGGCGGACAAAGCCGCCTATGACGCGCAGGCGAAAAAGCTGGTTGGCATGTTCAGCGACAACTTCGCGCAATATGCCGACAAGATCGACGAGGATGTGAAGGCCGCAGCCATCGGCTGA
- a CDS encoding formate dehydrogenase beta subunit, with translation MKIYVPIDAAARALGSDEVAEALAVALKAQGVEAQIVRNGTRGMIWLEPLVEVDLDGTRVGFGPFEVEDVPALVAEIASGLTVESRQHPRALGPVEELDWMKGQQRLTFARVGVIDPVDIHDYVAHGGLAGLKAAIAAGPEKIIEEVMASGLRGRGGAGFPTAIKWKTVGGAAGPQKYIVCNADEGDSGSFADRMLMEGDPLCLIEGMAIAGVAVGATMGYVYIRSEYPDAIRAMNDAIKAGREYGMLGKSMLGSDYAYDMEVRVGAGAYVCGEETSLLNSLEGKRGIVRAKPPIPALVGFMGRPTVVNNVLSLGAVPWILEHGGAAYGALGIGRSKGTIPIQIAGNVKFGGLYEAAFGMKLGDIIDVIGGGTLSGRPVKFAQVGGPLGAYIPVKNFDLPFGYEELATKEGLLGHAGITVFDDTADSLKLARFAMEFCAVESCGKCTPCRIGSTRGVETIDRIAEGDVEAIEILKDLCNTMKWGSLCALGGFAPFPVMSLLTHFPEDFTNRGHGRREAAE, from the coding sequence ATGAAGATCTATGTTCCGATTGATGCCGCCGCCCGTGCGCTTGGCTCCGATGAGGTTGCCGAGGCTTTGGCTGTTGCGCTGAAGGCGCAGGGCGTTGAGGCGCAGATCGTGCGCAATGGCACGCGCGGCATGATCTGGCTGGAGCCGCTGGTCGAGGTTGATCTGGACGGCACCCGCGTCGGTTTCGGGCCCTTCGAGGTCGAGGACGTGCCCGCTCTGGTCGCCGAGATTGCTTCGGGTCTGACCGTCGAGAGCCGCCAGCATCCGCGCGCTTTGGGTCCGGTCGAAGAGCTGGACTGGATGAAGGGTCAGCAGCGTCTGACCTTCGCCCGCGTCGGCGTCATCGATCCGGTCGATATTCACGATTACGTCGCCCATGGCGGTCTCGCCGGGCTGAAAGCCGCAATTGCGGCGGGGCCGGAAAAGATCATCGAAGAGGTGATGGCTTCGGGTCTGCGCGGTCGCGGCGGTGCGGGTTTCCCGACCGCGATCAAGTGGAAGACCGTGGGCGGCGCCGCTGGCCCGCAGAAATACATCGTCTGCAATGCGGATGAGGGCGACTCGGGCAGCTTTGCCGACCGCATGCTGATGGAGGGCGATCCGCTCTGCCTGATCGAAGGCATGGCGATTGCTGGGGTCGCGGTTGGCGCGACCATGGGTTACGTCTATATCCGCAGCGAATATCCCGATGCGATCCGCGCGATGAATGACGCGATCAAGGCCGGGCGCGAATATGGGATGCTGGGCAAGTCGATGCTCGGCTCGGACTACGCCTATGACATGGAGGTCCGCGTCGGTGCGGGCGCCTATGTCTGCGGCGAGGAAACCAGCCTGCTGAACAGCCTTGAAGGCAAGCGCGGCATCGTCCGCGCCAAGCCGCCGATCCCGGCTCTGGTCGGCTTCATGGGCCGTCCGACCGTGGTCAACAACGTGCTGTCGCTGGGTGCGGTGCCGTGGATCCTCGAGCATGGCGGTGCGGCCTATGGCGCGCTTGGCATTGGCCGCTCGAAGGGCACGATCCCGATCCAGATCGCGGGCAATGTCAAATTCGGCGGGCTTTACGAGGCCGCGTTTGGCATGAAGCTCGGTGACATCATTGATGTGATCGGCGGCGGCACGCTCTCGGGGCGTCCGGTCAAATTCGCGCAGGTCGGCGGCCCGCTTGGTGCCTATATCCCGGTCAAGAACTTCGACCTGCCCTTCGGCTATGAAGAGCTAGCGACGAAAGAGGGCCTCTTGGGCCATGCCGGGATCACGGTTTTCGACGACACCGCCGATTCGCTGAAACTCGCGCGGTTCGCGATGGAGTTCTGCGCGGTCGAGAGCTGCGGGAAATGCACGCCTTGCCGCATCGGCTCGACCCGGGGCGTCGAGACCATCGACCGCATCGCCGAGGGCGATGTCGAGGCGATCGAGATCCTGAAAGACCTGTGCAATACGATGAAATGGGGCTCGCTTTGTGCGCTGGGAGGCTTTGCGCCTTTCCCGGTCATGTCGCTTCTGACCCATTTCCCTGAAGATTTCACCAACCGGGGCCATGGCCGCAGGGAGGCAGCAGAATGA
- the rapZ gene encoding RNase adapter RapZ → MIDQSDTAQRLVLITGPSGAGRSTAINVLEDLGYEAIDNLPLTLIPRLLDGPARPVPLALGLDVRNRDFSAAGLIELIDRLTRRPDYLLEVLYLDCSTEVLLRRYSETRRRHPLSSDGDPVTGILAERDLLAPVRARADVLLDTTELSPHDLKAELSLWFETEPGKRLTVSVQSFSYKRGVPRGVDMMFDCRFLDNPHWVPALRAKDGRDPEVQHFVMSDSRYAEFFTRVRDLVLFTLPAHLKEGKAHLAIGFGCTGGQHRSVTLAEKMADSLAEAGWQVSKRHRELERREPAQAPVDESVRDVSAKG, encoded by the coding sequence ATGATTGATCAAAGTGACACGGCGCAACGTCTGGTGCTGATCACCGGGCCTTCGGGGGCCGGGCGATCGACCGCGATCAATGTGCTCGAAGATCTCGGCTACGAGGCGATCGACAACCTGCCGCTGACCCTGATCCCGCGCCTTCTCGACGGCCCGGCGCGGCCGGTGCCTCTGGCCTTGGGGCTCGATGTCCGCAACCGCGATTTCTCGGCGGCGGGGCTGATCGAGCTGATCGACCGGCTGACCCGACGGCCCGATTACCTGCTCGAAGTGCTTTATCTCGACTGCTCGACCGAGGTGCTGCTGCGCCGCTACAGCGAAACCCGGCGGCGTCATCCGCTGTCGAGCGACGGCGATCCGGTCACCGGCATTCTGGCCGAGCGCGATCTGTTGGCGCCGGTGCGCGCGCGCGCCGATGTGCTGCTCGACACGACCGAGCTCTCGCCCCATGATCTCAAGGCCGAGCTGTCTTTGTGGTTCGAGACCGAGCCGGGCAAGCGGCTGACGGTCTCGGTCCAGTCCTTTTCCTATAAGCGGGGCGTGCCGCGTGGGGTCGACATGATGTTCGACTGCCGCTTCCTCGACAATCCGCATTGGGTTCCCGCTTTGCGTGCAAAGGATGGCCGCGATCCCGAGGTCCAACATTTCGTCATGTCTGATTCGCGCTATGCGGAATTCTTTACCCGCGTGCGGGATCTTGTGCTTTTTACCCTGCCTGCCCATCTGAAAGAGGGTAAGGCACACCTCGCTATCGGCTTTGGATGTACCGGAGGGCAACACCGTTCCGTCACTTTGGCAGAGAAGATGGCCGATTCACTTGCAGAAGCTGGCTGGCAGGTGTCTAAACGTCATAGGGAACTTGAACGCCGGGAACCGGCGCAGGCACCTGTGGACGAGAGCGTCCGCGATGTGTCCGCGAAAGGGTGA
- the fdhF gene encoding formate dehydrogenase subunit alpha, whose product MKDFIIPAKDDGRDMGTPAVRSDVMVSLKIDGIAVTVPAGTSVMRAAAQAGITVPKLCATDNLEAFGSCRVCVVQVDGMRGTPASCTTPVFEGMNVHTQTDDLSAIRRGVMELYISDHPLDCLTCGANGDCELQDMAGAVGLREVRYDSGKNHFAKRSAVGTNPEWRPKDQSNPYFTFDPAKCIVCNRCVRACEEVQGTFALTIEGRGFDSRVSPGLGSDSFLSSDCVSCGACVQACPTATLIENTVLDIGTPDYIVKTTCAYCGVGCSFDAHMRGEEVVKMVPSKDGKANHGHSCVKGRFAWGYATHQDRILHPMIREKITDPWQEVTWDEALDFAASRLRGTQEKYGKDSIGVITSSRCTNEETYLVQKLTRAVFGNNNTDTCARVCHSPTGYGLGKAFGTSAGTHDFDSIEDTDLMLIIGCNPTDGHPVVGSKLRAQLRKGAGLIVIDPRETDILNSPHMGDKWHLPLRPGTNVAVVTALAYVIVTEKLYDEEFIREKCDWDEFLQYMEFVSDPRHSPEEVEKVSQVPAHLIYEAARAYAAAPRASIFYGLGVTEHSQGSTTVMAIANLSMLTGNIGKPGTGVNPLRGQNNVQGSCDMGSFPHEYPGYRHVSDKATRELYERVWGVPLSEEPGLRIPNMFDGALHGTFMGLYCQGEDIVQSDPDTKHVTSALTAMDIVIVQDLFLNETSNYAHVLLPGSSFLEKNGTFTNAERRINRVRRAMTPKNGYEDWEITQMLANRMGANWDYKHPSEIMDEIAMTTPSFALVSYDLLEREGSVQWPCNEAAPTGTPVMHIDGFVRGKGKFIHTEYVATDERTGPRFPLLLTTGRILSQYNVGAQTRRTENSVFHSEDILEIHPSDAEMRGVREGDWVRVASRSGDTSLRAHITERVAPGVVYTTFHHPTTQANVVTTDNSDWATNCPEFKVTAVQVSPSNGPSEWQEEYQAHSDLSRRIIPTAAE is encoded by the coding sequence ATGAAAGACTTCATTATCCCCGCCAAGGACGATGGGCGCGACATGGGCACGCCTGCGGTCCGTTCGGATGTCATGGTCTCGCTGAAGATCGACGGCATTGCGGTGACGGTGCCCGCGGGCACCTCGGTGATGCGCGCAGCCGCGCAGGCCGGGATCACCGTGCCGAAGCTCTGCGCGACCGACAATCTCGAGGCCTTCGGCTCGTGCCGGGTCTGCGTCGTTCAGGTTGACGGGATGCGCGGCACGCCGGCCTCCTGCACCACGCCGGTCTTTGAGGGCATGAATGTCCACACCCAGACCGACGATCTCTCGGCGATCCGTCGCGGGGTGATGGAGCTTTATATTTCGGACCACCCGCTCGACTGCCTGACCTGCGGCGCCAATGGCGATTGCGAGCTGCAGGACATGGCCGGTGCGGTCGGTCTGCGCGAAGTGCGCTACGATTCGGGCAAGAACCACTTCGCCAAACGCTCGGCGGTGGGCACCAACCCGGAATGGCGTCCGAAAGACCAGTCGAACCCCTATTTCACCTTCGATCCGGCGAAATGTATCGTCTGCAACCGCTGCGTTCGCGCCTGCGAGGAAGTGCAAGGGACCTTTGCGCTGACCATCGAGGGCCGGGGCTTTGACAGCCGCGTCTCGCCGGGCCTTGGCTCGGACAGCTTCCTCAGCTCGGATTGCGTGAGCTGCGGCGCCTGCGTGCAGGCCTGCCCGACCGCCACGCTGATCGAGAACACCGTGCTCGATATCGGCACGCCCGATTATATCGTGAAAACCACCTGCGCCTATTGCGGCGTCGGCTGCTCGTTTGATGCGCATATGCGCGGCGAGGAAGTCGTCAAGATGGTGCCCTCGAAGGACGGCAAGGCCAACCACGGCCACAGCTGCGTCAAGGGCCGCTTCGCCTGGGGTTATGCGACGCACCAGGACCGTATCCTGCATCCGATGATCCGCGAAAAGATCACCGATCCCTGGCAGGAAGTGACCTGGGACGAGGCGCTCGATTTCGCCGCGAGCCGCCTGCGCGGCACGCAGGAGAAATATGGCAAGGATTCGATTGGGGTCATCACCTCGTCGCGTTGCACCAACGAAGAGACCTATCTAGTTCAGAAGCTGACCCGCGCGGTTTTCGGCAACAACAACACCGATACCTGCGCCCGCGTCTGCCACTCGCCGACCGGTTATGGTCTGGGCAAGGCCTTCGGGACCTCGGCCGGGACGCATGACTTCGACTCGATCGAAGACACCGATCTGATGCTGATCATCGGCTGCAACCCGACCGATGGCCACCCGGTCGTCGGCTCGAAACTGCGCGCCCAGCTGCGCAAAGGCGCCGGGCTGATCGTGATCGACCCGCGTGAGACCGATATCCTGAACTCGCCGCATATGGGCGACAAATGGCACCTGCCTTTGCGTCCGGGCACCAACGTCGCGGTCGTGACGGCGCTGGCCTATGTCATCGTCACCGAGAAACTCTATGACGAAGAGTTCATCCGCGAGAAATGCGACTGGGATGAGTTCCTGCAATATATGGAATTCGTTTCGGATCCGCGCCATTCGCCCGAAGAGGTCGAGAAGGTCTCGCAGGTTCCGGCCCATCTGATCTATGAAGCCGCCCGCGCCTATGCCGCGGCGCCGCGCGCCTCGATCTTCTACGGCCTCGGCGTGACCGAGCATTCGCAAGGCTCGACCACGGTCATGGCGATCGCGAACCTCTCGATGCTGACCGGCAACATCGGCAAGCCGGGCACCGGCGTGAACCCGCTGCGCGGCCAGAACAACGTGCAGGGTTCGTGCGATATGGGCTCGTTCCCGCATGAATATCCGGGCTACCGCCATGTCAGCGACAAGGCCACGCGCGAGCTTTACGAGCGCGTCTGGGGCGTGCCGCTGTCCGAAGAGCCGGGCCTGCGCATCCCGAACATGTTCGACGGCGCGCTGCATGGCACCTTCATGGGGCTTTATTGCCAGGGCGAGGACATTGTCCAATCCGACCCGGACACCAAACATGTGACCTCGGCGCTGACGGCGATGGATATCGTGATCGTGCAGGATCTCTTCCTGAACGAAACCTCGAACTACGCTCATGTGCTGCTGCCGGGTTCGTCCTTCCTCGAAAAGAACGGCACCTTCACCAATGCCGAACGCCGCATCAACCGCGTGCGCCGGGCGATGACGCCGAAGAACGGTTACGAGGATTGGGAAATCACCCAGATGCTCGCGAACCGCATGGGCGCGAATTGGGACTACAAGCATCCCTCGGAAATCATGGACGAAATCGCCATGACCACCCCGAGCTTCGCGCTGGTCAGCTATGACCTGCTCGAGCGTGAGGGTTCGGTGCAATGGCCGTGCAACGAGGCTGCGCCGACCGGCACGCCGGTGATGCATATCGACGGCTTCGTGCGCGGCAAGGGCAAGTTCATCCACACCGAATATGTCGCGACCGATGAACGCACCGGTCCGCGCTTCCCGCTGCTGCTGACGACGGGCCGGATCCTGTCGCAGTATAACGTGGGTGCGCAGACCCGGCGGACCGAGAACTCGGTCTTCCACTCCGAGGATATCCTCGAGATCCATCCGTCCGATGCCGAAATGCGCGGCGTCCGCGAGGGGGATTGGGTGCGGGTTGCCTCGCGCTCGGGCGACACCAGCCTGCGCGCGCATATCACCGAGCGCGTGGCGCCGGGCGTGGTCTATACGACCTTCCACCATCCGACGACGCAGGCCAACGTCGTGACCACCGACAACTCGGATTGGGCGACCAACTGCCCCGAGTTCAAGGTGACCGCGGTTCAGGTCAGCCCGTCGAACGGGCCGAGCGAATGGCAGGAAGAGTATCAGGCCCATTCCGACCTCTCGCGCCGGATCATTCCGACGGCCGCCGAGTAA
- a CDS encoding HPr kinase/phosphorylase: MNLHASAVAFEKKAVLILGPSGSGKSTLALGLIALGGQLVADDRCLLSLRGGALFAEAPETLSGKIEARGFGILAATPAEATEVTLAVDLAANETERLPPFRETALLGVTLPLVLGPLRPGFEAAVRQYLMAGRLL; this comes from the coding sequence ATGAACCTTCATGCCTCTGCCGTGGCCTTCGAGAAAAAGGCCGTGCTGATCCTTGGCCCCTCGGGGTCGGGCAAGTCGACTTTGGCGCTGGGGCTGATCGCTCTTGGCGGTCAGCTGGTCGCCGATGACCGCTGCCTGCTCTCACTGCGCGGGGGCGCGCTGTTTGCCGAGGCACCCGAGACGCTTTCGGGCAAGATCGAGGCGCGGGGCTTTGGCATCCTTGCCGCGACGCCCGCCGAGGCCACGGAAGTCACACTTGCCGTCGATCTTGCCGCAAATGAGACGGAGAGGTTGCCTCCCTTCCGCGAAACCGCTTTGCTCGGCGTGACCCTGCCTCTTGTGCTCGGCCCGCTGCGACCGGGGTTCGAGGCGGCGGTCCGGCAATATCTGATGGCGGGACGCCTTTTGTAA
- the rnr gene encoding ribonuclease R yields the protein MAQIPSRQQILDWVAEHPEATAKRDIAKAFGIKGAERIELKRLLKELEAEGMLERRRRHYLDAEKLPPVSVIQILGPDGQGDLWAKPMEWEGEGLLPKILFIPRKADPAVGEGERILARLTEVHAEDHQYEARLIRRISHSALKIVGIFRKGADGGRIVPIDKGADKEWRVPAGAMQGAEDGELVEAEQSAPRGRMGLPLARIVERLGDPSAPRSVSLIAIHQHGIPDEFPEKVIDEAEAAEPATMKGREDLRDLPLVTIDPVDARDHDDAVAAITEEDGGATIWVAIADVAYYVRPGKPLDREAWKRGNSSYFPDRVVPMLPDVLSGDLCSLHEGVDRPVLAVRMRLDGEGNRVSHSFHRGMMRSLASLSYEQAQAAADGQPDEVAAPLVDYVIKPLWHAYALLKKARDRRQPLDLDLPERRIELTPDGRVKSVNFRERYDAHKLIEEMMILANVAAAEELIKLRRPLLFRVHEEPSLAKIDALREVAEASGFTLAKGQVLQTRHLNRLLEQAQGTDFDELINISALRSMTQAYYSPEGLGHFGLALKNYAHFTSPIRRYSDLIVHRALIAGHHWGKDGLSPEDVENLSTTAEHISETERRSMAAERDTTDRYLAAYLSDRIGSEFAGRISGVQRFGAFVKLDETGADGLLPIREIGNEYFIYDADSQTLMGSETGMEVSVGQRVTVRLKEAVPVTGGLMLELIELEGNSVTHGPKARGKRGPRKLAVQARLKEIKRAKKRKRARV from the coding sequence ATGGCACAAATTCCCTCCCGACAGCAGATTCTCGACTGGGTAGCAGAGCACCCGGAAGCGACCGCCAAACGTGACATTGCAAAGGCTTTTGGCATCAAAGGTGCCGAGCGGATCGAGCTCAAGCGTCTTTTGAAAGAGCTTGAAGCCGAGGGTATGCTCGAACGCCGCCGTCGCCATTACCTCGACGCCGAAAAACTGCCGCCGGTCTCGGTGATCCAGATCCTCGGGCCGGACGGGCAGGGCGATCTCTGGGCCAAGCCGATGGAATGGGAGGGCGAGGGGCTTTTGCCGAAGATCCTCTTCATCCCGCGCAAGGCCGATCCTGCCGTTGGCGAGGGCGAGCGTATTCTGGCGCGGCTGACCGAGGTCCATGCCGAAGATCACCAATATGAAGCCCGGTTGATCCGGCGCATCAGCCACAGCGCGCTGAAGATCGTCGGCATCTTCCGCAAGGGTGCCGATGGTGGCCGCATCGTGCCGATCGACAAGGGCGCCGACAAGGAATGGCGCGTGCCCGCCGGAGCCATGCAGGGCGCCGAGGATGGCGAGCTGGTCGAGGCCGAGCAATCCGCCCCGCGTGGCCGGATGGGGCTGCCGCTGGCGCGGATCGTCGAGCGTTTGGGCGATCCTTCCGCGCCGCGCTCGGTCAGCCTGATCGCGATCCACCAGCATGGCATTCCCGACGAATTCCCCGAGAAGGTGATCGACGAGGCCGAAGCCGCCGAACCCGCGACGATGAAGGGCCGCGAGGATCTGCGCGATCTGCCCTTGGTCACCATTGACCCGGTCGATGCGCGCGACCACGACGATGCCGTCGCCGCGATCACCGAAGAGGACGGCGGCGCGACGATCTGGGTCGCGATTGCCGATGTCGCCTATTACGTCCGCCCCGGCAAGCCGCTGGACCGCGAGGCGTGGAAGCGCGGCAACTCCAGCTATTTCCCCGACCGCGTCGTGCCGATGCTGCCCGATGTGCTGTCGGGCGATCTGTGCTCGCTGCATGAAGGCGTTGACCGTCCGGTTCTGGCCGTGCGGATGCGCTTGGACGGCGAGGGCAATAGGGTCTCGCATAGCTTCCATCGCGGCATGATGCGCTCGCTCGCCTCGCTGTCTTATGAGCAGGCGCAGGCGGCGGCGGATGGTCAGCCCGATGAGGTCGCAGCGCCTCTGGTCGATTACGTCATCAAGCCGCTGTGGCACGCCTATGCGCTGCTGAAAAAGGCGCGCGATCGGCGCCAACCGCTCGATCTCGATCTGCCCGAGCGGCGCATCGAGCTGACCCCCGACGGGCGCGTGAAATCGGTGAATTTCCGCGAGCGCTATGACGCGCATAAGCTCATCGAAGAGATGATGATCCTCGCCAATGTCGCGGCGGCCGAAGAGCTGATCAAGCTGCGCCGCCCGCTTCTGTTCCGCGTCCATGAAGAGCCCTCGCTCGCCAAGATCGACGCTTTGCGCGAAGTGGCCGAGGCCTCGGGCTTTACGCTCGCCAAGGGGCAGGTTTTGCAAACGCGGCACCTGAACCGCTTGCTTGAACAGGCGCAGGGCACGGATTTCGACGAGCTGATCAACATCAGCGCGCTTCGCTCGATGACGCAGGCCTATTACTCGCCCGAGGGCTTGGGCCATTTCGGTCTGGCGCTCAAGAACTACGCGCATTTCACCTCGCCGATCCGGCGCTATTCCGACCTGATCGTGCATCGTGCGCTGATTGCCGGGCACCATTGGGGCAAGGATGGCCTATCGCCCGAGGATGTCGAAAACCTCTCGACCACGGCCGAGCATATCAGCGAGACCGAGCGCCGCTCGATGGCGGCGGAGCGCGATACGACCGACCGTTATCTCGCGGCCTATCTGTCGGATCGGATCGGTTCGGAATTCGCGGGGCGGATCAGCGGCGTGCAGCGCTTCGGCGCTTTCGTCAAGCTGGACGAGACCGGCGCCGACGGGCTGCTGCCGATCCGCGAGATCGGCAATGAATATTTCATCTATGACGCCGACAGTCAGACGCTGATGGGCTCGGAAACCGGGATGGAGGTCTCTGTCGGCCAGCGCGTGACGGTGCGGCTGAAAGAGGCGGTTCCGGTCACCGGCGGCCTGATGCTCGAACTGATCGAGCTTGAGGGCAACAGCGTGACCCATGGCCCGAAGGCGCGCGGCAAACGCGGCCCGCGCAAGCTGGCGGTTCAGGCGCGGTTGAAAGAGATCAAGCGTGCCAAGAAGCGCAAACGCGCCCGGGTCTGA